The Magallana gigas chromosome 6, xbMagGiga1.1, whole genome shotgun sequence genome includes the window tatcatagagcatgtgggtgacggagttaggttcataagttatgatagcacgtgtgataaacgtcgtattcagagggcttatttgaataaaaataaaaatatttttgttaataattttaatatgttttacggtgtgaccgttggggcgagcgcagaaggaaccacacatctgtcatcattgttaaatgcaacccgtggacttgccccaaccaaaaaactttggctttgtctcgaaaacttttaccaccgcaaggaacccgAAGTTATCCAATGGCCCCTTCCTAgtcttatacacttaaacaaactaccactgagcattaataaaatgttaaacagacttacattgtattaaaatattttgataaacacaacgccgtttttttatgtagatacaattatgttttatcttttctttaccttttaataatgatcattaaaatcagtaaaaaataaattttgtctgttatttctcattttgttccttgttgtaacctgtgttttaattattttccctCACCCCTTTCTaagtgtgtgatatccaatattatttgaccacatatgcaactatataacaaatacatgtaccggtagatattttaacagtttaattcttttcttttatctattcaaaatgacgtggctgcacgtagatctaataatgattagacttttctttcttaataattttttgtcacctacctaacgtatgcatatatgattggatcaatatgacaataaatttagcatggaacttgcatgtgtatttactaagcaaaaaaaaatatcatcaaaacaaaactaattagccaaagagtcaccgttaacactgatactgagtacttcctacaTGATCCAGTACATATGTGTTTAGTCAGTAATACAAAAACATCCCAAAGATTCTGTATCTTCAATTTATTCAACATAAACACGTCTGGAAACAGACACCAGTCCTTTTGTGGGACATTCTGTGAAAGCTGGAAAATTATACCAACAATAAATGAACTGTTCATATACCAAAATAATACATAGTTATCAAATCATCATATGATATCatacatatcaaaattttacataaaggAATTGAGTTTTACTGTTTATAGTTCTATATAAAAGGCCTAGAAAATCTGCACTGAAAATAGCATGATACTAAAAATAGCGAGATCGTTAATTACAGATATAAACCAAAATTCTGTCTTATTACTGACACATTATGAAAATTAACACCAGCATAAActatttataatgttttaaacttacatggttgcctattaaaataaCTCAGGATGAAAATTGTTGATGGGACTTGTGTCCGAAACTCGTGCTTAAAACACCGGAAGTATataatagaaaaacaaaaatcagcatGGGGAGAAAATATAATTCCGGAAAAAATACAATGACACAACACTCCCCGTCTGATATGATAATATCACCCTTTTACTTAAACAcgatcaaaatattaattaaccaAAAATTCACAATAACATGAAGTTTCACTTAACTTCAACGAATTTTTAACTAAATCAAGTTCTACTGTTCTTTTGGTACAAGAAGCACGACTTCCGTTGCTGGACGCCTGTAGATCTTCCTCTCTGGGCCCACGCGAACTTCAATGGTGCGGACACGCGAGTCATCACTATGGTGTGTCTTCTCTATTATACCCATTGGCCAGTCATTTCGATGCAAAGTGTTGTCCCGAAGGAGGACAAGGTCACCTTCCGTCAGATTTCTCTCATCCTTCTGCCACTTTTTTCTCTGTTGAAGTGAAGATAAGTATTCCATTTTCCATCTCTTCCAAAAGCAATTTGAAAGGTACTGTACACAGCGCCATTGGTTTTTGTGTAGATCTTTCTGGGAAAACTCCTCAAGGTTGAAAGAGTCCACAGTATGGGTTGTCTTCAAGGTCAGCAAAGTTGCTGGAGAAAGAGGATAGGGTTCCTGAGGATCATAGAAGATTCCAGCCAGTGGACGAGCGTTAATGATGGAAGTTACCTCAGCCATTAGAGTTACCAGTACTTCATGAGTAAGGCGTGTGACTTTGGCATCCAGGAGCAGAGAGTTCAAGATCTTCCTCGCAACGCCAATTAATCGCTCCCAAGATCCGCCCATATGAGATGCATGTGGGGGATTGAACTTCCACTGAATTCCCTTTTTCTTCATGAAATTAGAGAGAATGTTATCATTTACATCAATAACACTAGCATTCAGTTCCTTCACAGCTCCAACAAAGTTGGTTCCACAGTCTGAGCATATCACCCGTACTTCTCCTCTCAGTGCAACAAAACGGCGTAATGCGTTAACAAAACTGGAAGAGCTCATCTCTTCTAACACCTCAATATGAACCGCTCGAATGACCAAACAGGTAAATATAACTGCCCATCTTTTAGCTTGCGCCTTCACTCCTCTGGTATTTCTAGTAACTACACCCCAGGGTCCGAAAACATCTACTCCAACAAATGAAAATGGTGGGGCAGGTTGAAGACGAACTTCCGCAAGGTCGGCCATTTTAGGTTGCTGCTGTTTTCCTCTAAGTTTCTTACAGATCACACACCTTCGCAAGTAAGAGTTCACTTGACGACGACACCCGATGATCCAATACCCCGCACTACGTATTGCACCCTCTGTGAACAAACGACCCTGATGTTTTACTTCTTTGTGAAAATGATCTATGAGCAGAGTTGCAACGTGACTCTTCTTAGGAGTAATGATTGGATTCTTTTCCTGGGTAGTCAGGTTCGAACGGCGAAGTCTTCCTCCAATTCTCAATAATCCAGTGTCGTCAAGGTAAGGGTCGAGGTCATAAATGGGACTCGTTTTAAGCACAGTCTGTCCAGATTTTAAGGCGATAATCTCATCCAGGAAAGCCTCATGTTGAATGACGTGAATGATCAGAAGTTCAGCAGCTCTCAAGGTAAGTGGATTTTTGTCCTCTCCATTTCTACGTTTGTGTAGTAAGTTCCATCTAACAACTTTCTGAATCAGCAATATTGCCTGAGTGAGTTTACTCCAGGTTGAGAATTTCTCAAAACGATGCGACCCTAAATTGCAGCATGGTTGCACTTCCATCTTGCAAGATTTGACTTCTGAATCATCATCAAATTCTTCTCCACATAGTTGTGGTTCCTGATCATAATGGAACAATTCATGCGTTACAGGTGGTCCATTTAACCATAAGCTATTCTGCAAGTCTTTCACTTGCACTGAGCGAGTGCCTTCATCAGCTGGATTCAACTTTGTGGAAATGTAGTGCCAGTCTTCAGGTTCACTTAGTCTGCGAATCTTATCCACACGGTTTGCTACATACGTGAAGAATCGTTTTGACTCATTTTTAATGTAACCTATGACAACTCTACTGTCAGTAAAAAAGGAAACATTGTCAAATTTAATGTCAATTTCTCTAGTAATAAGATCATACAGTTCAACAGCTAAAACAGCTGCACAGAGTTCCAGCCGCGGTATGGTGTGTCCATGCTTTGGGGCTAGCTTGGTTTTTCCCATAATGAATCCAAGTCGTTGTTCTGTTCCGTAACCCAGTTTCACATAAGCGACTGCAGCAATAGCCATTGTAGACGCGTCAGAGAAAACCAGAAGTTCTGTACTATGTGCTTGGCTTATCGGTACTCCTCCATAAGTACGCGGTACACAAAGCATTTCAAGACCTGACAATGATGACCTCCACGCATTCCATCTTTGGATAAAATCAGGCGGCAATGGCTCATCCCAATCCAAACCACTGGTCATGGCCTCTCTGAGAATTGCTTTTCCTGCAATTGTCACTGGGGCTACGAATCCAAGAGGATCAAACAGACTATTGATAGAAGAGAGGACACCACGTCTAGTGAAGGGTTTCTCTCCTATGTTTACTTTAAAGGTAAAGAAGTCCTCTTGAAGATTCCAGCAAACGCCCAGACTTCTTTGTGTTGGAAGATCATCAGCCAAGAATTCCGAATTCTTCAGGTCTTTAGCTAGATCTTGATGATCAAATGCAGCTAGTACTTCCTTGGAGTTGGAGGTTATCTTGTGAAGACGTAGGTGACCGTGTTCCTCCAGAGCTCTCTTTGTCCGTTGAAGTAACGATATTGCTTCTTCTGTGGTTGCATGTGAAGACAGTGCGTCATCTacataaaagttaaaatgaacaaatttctTCATATCTTTGCCATACTTTTCTTCCGCAATGTCAGCTGTTTTTCTTAAGCCGTAAGTCGCCACTGCAGGGGAGGGACTGTTTCCAAAAACATGTACTTTCATCTGGTAGTCAACTAGGggtttttcaaaatcattgtcCTTGTGCCAGATGAATCTCAAATATCTCCTGTGATCTGCATCAaccataaaacaataaaacatttgcTCAATGTCAGCCATAATTGCAATAGATTCTCGACGAAACCGCAGCAAAACTCCATACAGGTTATTCATCAAATCAGGTCCACTTAATAGTACATCATTAAGGGACAGTCCATCACACTTTGCCGACGAGTCAAATACTCCTCTGATTTTATCTTTCTTCTGTGGGTGGTATACCCCGAACAGAGGTAAATACCAACATTCAGTTTCAGGGGTCAAGGGCGGTGCTTGCTCCACATGACCAGCTTCAAACAAATTCTTCATAAATTCATGAAAGTGCATCATCTTCGTAGGGTTCCTTTGAAGGCTCCTATCCAGACTAAGAGCTCGATCCATCGCTTGTTGTCGATTAGTAGGGAGAGCAGGGCGTGGTTCTTTGAAAGGTAAGGGAGCAGTCCAGTGTCCCGATGAATCCTTTTTCATACCATTATCCATTATTTTCAGGAAAGCTCGATCTTCGACTGACAACGATGGTCGATTGTCCTCACTTGTGCGTTTGAATATTGAATTGTTCTCCACACACTCTGAAATATGTATTTTCTGATCACAAGGTATAAAAAAACCAACAGGGGTTTCTTCAGATTGAGAACATATCATAGTTTTCATAACATCAATAGATGATGGTGTATGCATTCCATCTAGGCATGCTTCTCCGATAATTACCCATCCCAATGGTAGTTGTTGAGCATAAGGTTGAGAGGAAGTACCTCTTATCTGGTCAAGAACGTGGTGTGCTCTTAAAAGATCCCTGCCTATAAGTAGCAATATGTTTGCCGAATCATCTATGGGTGGGATCAAGTCCGCTATCTTTGAGAGATGGGGGTGATAAATGGCAACTTCACGAGTTGGTATCTCATGTCGGTTATTAGGGATAGCATCACACTCGATCAACGTAGGTAAATCAAATGTTGTTTGTCCGTCCAATGAGCTGATAACAAATCCATGAGACCTTCTACCACTGACTATAGAGGATCCACTACAGGTAGACAGTTTGTATGATTCGCATGCTGTGTTCggatcaaaaatttcaaacagttcAGGTTTAGCCAGAGACTTGTTGCTTTGTTCATCAAGTATGGCGTACACACTAAGTGGTGGATGTTGACTGTGCTTGTGATGAATACTGATGAGCACAATTTTAGCACATGACTTGCCTTTGAAATTGCCACAGACTTCTGTGCACACAGCGTTAACCTGTGAAACGGGATCTGTGTTAGTATTAGGATGCGGCAATGATGTTCTGTCATAGCTCGATCTCTCCCCGCCATACGCCTGTACGGGTCTGTTAGTGTTATTGTGCATAGCAGCACAATGATATCTGCTACCACAAGTGTCACACTTCACATACACATGACAGTTATTTGACAAATGTTTGCCATCACAACACTTAAAACATTGTCCATGTTTTCTTAAGATGTCCTTCTTTTCACCGATGCTCTTTGAACGAAAGGCATTACAATCACTGGTAAGGTGGTGAGAATTGTGAATCGCACAGCGTATCCTTTCATTTTCTTCTGTTACACTAGTTTTGTTGGATGTAACGGTCTGTCTGTGAAATTGTCTGTTAGATTTGGTTTGTGACGCTGAGTTGCTCTGTGATGCGAATCGTTGTGATGTTTTCCTTTGAGGTACATTGTCAAAGTCAAAACCAGGGTCATTGATGACGTATGCCATATCCTGTACGAAGGTGCAAAACATACTGAATGGAGGGTACACTACATCATTGTTTCTTTTGAAGAGAATAGCTTTGTCACGCCACTTGTTTTGGTAGTTCCGAGGAAATTTGTGAATAACTGGGTTTACTCCATCAGCTGTGTCGAAGTAGCTCAAGGTTTGACAGTACTTTGGGTCATCCTTTACGGCACTTATTTCGTTCAAGGTATCGGACAGACGAAAATAGTCCAACTTGTTGTTGAAGTCAAATTTCTCGATTACATCATTTAACTTGTTCTTCAGGGCCTTTGTGATTCTGTCCGGGCTGCCATAATAGGAATCCAATCTTTCCCATGCTCTTTTGATCGCAAGAGATGAGTCACTTGTGTTAGAGTTCTTGATACTCTTCACCTGTTCATAAGGCTGTCCTTTAAGGTTGTGTATCATAAGGTCAAGTTCCACGGATGGTGAGGCATCAATCTCCTTCATCACTTCCTTGAATGTATTCTTCCATGCCAAGTAGAACTCTGAATCTCCAACGAAGGGCTTCACTCGTTCAAGAATAAAGCTTTTCTTAGTTAAAAAGTTTGACATGTCCATCACAGCTTGATTGAGTACAGGACTTGTGTGTGAATTAAGAGCATTAGGATTTGATGTACAACTTCCTTCAAAAGGCTGGGCAGATGGATTAAGTCTTTTGTCTGGTACAGAGTCTGAGTTAACAGTATCTTTGGAAGTTGTctgtacatatgtattttcaGCTGAGAATTGTTCTTGAAGGTGTCTATTCACTTGAGGTGACATTTCTGCTTTCACAAGATTACCGGTTATCGACTCGTTGTTATCCGGTTGAAATGGAGGTGGGGAAGACACATCTGGAAACACTGGCAGAGTTCTTGTCACATAAGGGGTCCTTACTGGTGCTACGTGTTCTGGTTCTGGTGTCAACAGTCTGTTGTTGTCGTTTCCAATTTTCTCAACATTCAAACTCTGATTCACCACATAACGATTCGTGTGTGAGGTTGTCCAATCACTGTGTTCACTATCATTGTCCAAGCTTTCTTGAAATTCCTCCTCAAGAATTTTCACACTAAGTTCAGCCAATTCTGTGTCCTCTTCAGCCTTTACACGTAACAGCTGGCTCTCTATTGTAGCTTTCTGCACAAGGGCCTCAGCTTCTACCTTTGCTCTTTGACGCATGAGGTCACTTTCTCTGTCGACAAACTCCAGTTTTTTTCGTGCCAATTCAGCCTTTATTTTCTGATGAACATATAGGTCGGAGACTGTACTCGATGAATGTGATCTTGATGACTTGTGTACTGATTTAACTGACCTTGACTTTCTCGAGGGAGTTTTCTTCGAGTTGGCGATATTCTCAGTCTTTAGAACTGGAGGTTGTTTTTCTGTTATTAATTTCTCGCCTGAATTAAGAGCTTCTTTCACTTTGAATTGTATACTTGTGTAGATAAGCATATGAGACTGCAGTTCCATATGACTGTCTTCAATATTTGTTCTGTTAAGGTATTCACAAAATACATCATGGATTCTAACATACTCTAAAAAGTCTCTCTTTATGAGTTCCTGTGTTAATTTCAATGTGTCCTGATTTTCTGTCTGGTCAATGATGAggatattttcatcaataagtCTGTGTAAACGTGCTAATTTTATAGAATACCTCTGCACTTCATCTTCAAAATATCCCTGTCCTTTCTCTGTGAGTTTCCTGGTAGTCCTTGGGTCCATCTTTCACTGTTTAGTCAGTAATACAAAAACATCCCAAAGATTCTGTATCTTCAATTTATTCAACATAAACACGTCTGGAAACAGACACCAGTCCTTTTGTGGGACATTCTGTGAAAGCTGGAAAATTATACCAACAATAAATGAACTGTTCATATACCAAAATAATACATAGTTATCAAATCATCATATGATATCatacatatcaaaattttacataaaggAATTGAGTTTTACTGTTTATAGTTCTATATAAAAGGCCTAGAAAATCTGCACTGAAAATAGCATGATACTAAAAATAGCGAGATCGTTAATTACAGATATAAACCAAAATTCTGTCTTATTACTGACACATTATGAAAATTAACACCAGCATAAActatttataatgttttaaacttacatggttgcctattaaaataaCTCAGGATGAAAATTGTTGATGGGACTTGTGTCCGAAACTCGTGCTTAAAACACCGGAAGTATataatagaaaaacaaaaatcagcatGGGGAGAAAATATAATTCCGGAAAAAATACAATGACACAACAatatgcttgatccacctctaaatttatgtatcgcgggaaattaaaacgcgagaattttgtgacgtcatagttaacattcttttgcgctcgacagttttcgtaaattgtcggacaaattcggagaaggaaatgacgtcatataaagttcaggttttttttacgtaagcttatttgtttactgtaatgtttttaagatttatttattgttaaatgaaaatgatgtatgcgatgtagaggtaagaattttccgtagAAACACTTCCTGTTCCACgatgttgctatgcaccgcaaaggatcactgggatagtagaacgttttcacgcgggtccacaaaattttctttgaacaatgtgcagattttaactcgaatttcctccgttcgtacacgttgtctatggagctcgctacgcgagcggcgcttcgcgccgcctcgctgcgctcgctataatttatattgtttcagattatatttagtgattgcaaatgataaaaaccacaaaaacaatttacagagaaacgcgggaggttttctgcttatggtgacggagtttgggtactcggggatatattatttcaatgtatgtttatgaagagaataaaaaacctaaacaaactaacaaacaaataaaaagatatcattccaattcaatgaaaataaatctgTGATACAAATAAAAGTCATGCAGtacatgcaaattaaaaaattcttacatgtcaaataatattgatataatatattatacacaATACAGTGCAATTGATGCAACATGTTGACAAATATCAATTGTCTATAATTTCTTTTACTTTCTTTGTTCTTCGCTAAAATC containing:
- the LOC105336148 gene encoding uncharacterized protein yields the protein MDPRTTRKLTEKGQGYFEDEVQRYSIKLARLHRLIDENILIIDQTENQDTLKLTQELIKRDFLEYVRIHDVFCEYLNRTNIEDSHMELQSHMLIYTSIQFKVKEALNSGEKLITEKQPPVLKTENIANSKKTPSRKSRSVKSVHKSSRSHSSSTVSDLYVHQKIKAELARKKLEFVDRESDLMRQRAKVEAEALVQKATIESQLLRVKAEEDTELAELSVKILEEEFQESLDNDSEHSDWTTSHTNRYVVNQSLNVEKIGNDNNRLLTPEPEHVAPVRTPYVTRTLPVFPDVSSPPPFQPDNNESITGNLVKAEMSPQVNRHLQEQFSAENTYVQTTSKDTVNSDSVPDKRLNPSAQPFEGSCTSNPNALNSHTSPVLNQAVMDMSNFLTKKSFILERVKPFVGDSEFYLAWKNTFKEVMKEIDASPSVELDLMIHNLKGQPYEQVKSIKNSNTSDSSLAIKRAWERLDSYYGSPDRITKALKNKLNDVIEKFDFNNKLDYFRLSDTLNEISAVKDDPKYCQTLSYFDTADGVNPVIHKFPRNYQNKWRDKAILFKRNNDVVYPPFSMFCTFVQDMAYVINDPGFDFDNVPQRKTSQRFASQSNSASQTKSNRQFHRQTVTSNKTSVTEENERIRCAIHNSHHLTSDCNAFRSKSIGEKKDILRKHGQCFKCCDGKHLSNNCHVYVKCDTCGSRYHCAAMHNNTNRPVQAYGGERSSYDRTSLPHPNTNTDPVSQVNAVCTEVCGNFKGKSCAKIVLISIHHKHSQHPPLSVYAILDEQSNKSLAKPELFEIFDPNTACESYKLSTCSGSSIVSGRRSHGFVISSLDGQTTFDLPTLIECDAIPNNRHEIPTREVAIYHPHLSKIADLIPPIDDSANILLLIGRDLLRAHHVLDQIRGTSSQPYAQQLPLGWVIIGEACLDGMHTPSSIDVMKTMICSQSEETPVGFFIPCDQKIHISECVENNSIFKRTSEDNRPSLSVEDRAFLKIMDNGMKKDSSGHWTAPLPFKEPRPALPTNRQQAMDRALSLDRSLQRNPTKMMHFHEFMKNLFEAGHVEQAPPLTPETECWYLPLFGVYHPQKKDKIRGVFDSSAKCDGLSLNDVLLSGPDLMNNLYGVLLRFRRESIAIMADIEQMFYCFMVDADHRRYLRFIWHKDNDFEKPLVDYQMKVHVFGNSPSPAVATYGLRKTADIAEEKYGKDMKKFVHFNFYVDDALSSHATTEEAISLLQRTKRALEEHGHLRLHKITSNSKEVLAAFDHQDLAKDLKNSEFLADDLPTQRSLGVCWNLQEDFFTFKVNIGEKPFTRRGVLSSINSLFDPLGFVAPVTIAGKAILREAMTSGLDWDEPLPPDFIQRWNAWRSSLSGLEMLCVPRTYGGVPISQAHSTELLVFSDASTMAIAAVAYVKLGYGTEQRLGFIMGKTKLAPKHGHTIPRLELCAAVLAVELYDLITREIDIKFDNVSFFTDSRVVIGYIKNESKRFFTYVANRVDKIRRLSEPEDWHYISTKLNPADEGTRSVQVKDLQNSLWLNGPPVTHELFHYDQEPQLCGEEFDDDSEVKSCKMEVQPCCNLGSHRFEKFSTWSKLTQAILLIQKVVRWNLLHKRRNGEDKNPLTLRAAELLIIHVIQHEAFLDEIIALKSGQTVLKTSPIYDLDPYLDDTGLLRIGGRLRRSNLTTQEKNPIITPKKSHVATLLIDHFHKEVKHQGRLFTEGAIRSAGYWIIGCRRQVNSYLRRCVICKKLRGKQQQPKMADLAEVRLQPAPPFSFVGVDVFGPWGVVTRNTRGVKAQAKRWAVIFTCLVIRAVHIEVLEEMSSSSFVNALRRFVALRGEVRVICSDCGTNFVGAVKELNASVIDVNDNILSNFMKKKGIQWKFNPPHASHMGGSWERLIGVARKILNSLLLDAKVTRLTHEVLVTLMAEVTSIINARPLAGIFYDPQEPYPLSPATLLTLKTTHTVDSFNLEEFSQKDLHKNQWRCVQYLSNCFWKRWKMEYLSSLQQRKKWQKDERNLTEGDLVLLRDNTLHRNDWPMGIIEKTHHSDDSRVRTIEVRVGPERKIYRRPATEVVLLVPKEQ